TACATGATTAGTGCCGATGCAAATCCAAGAAACTCGGGAAGTCGCGTGTCCGAAATGCGGAGAGAACAGTAGCGTACCCGTCCCAGAACGAGACGTAGAACTGAAAGTTAGCCCGTACGTCGCCGCGTTCGGTGATCATACGGAACGCAAATGTTCAAACGAACATACCTTCTGGGTCTACTACTGCTAACCCTCCTCTCCTTCTACCGATCGTTCAGTTCGCACGCGAAGTGAACGCGAGCATCGGCGACGTCTCCGTTAGATCTCGCCGTTGACGATGTCCGCGATACGCTGGCGGTCGAACAGCGTTAGCGACTCGTCTCTCAGCGTCTCGAGTCCGTTCCACTCGCCGAACGAATCGGGGTAGAACTGTCGCGCCGCGGCCTCGGTCTGGAAGAGGTTGACGATCGGTCCCTGGTAAGAGCCGCCGCCGCGATAGAGTCGGTCGTTCTGCACGGCGCTCAACTGTTTTCCGGTCGGATCTTCGCGCATCGTCTCCGTTCGGGCCTCGAACTCCTCGGTCGAGACGTGCGTAAGCCCGTACTGGAACACGATCGCGTCGGGGTCGACCTCCAGCAGCTGTTCGTAGTCCCAGTTGGCGTAACTCCCGTCGATGTGGTCGTCGAAGGCACCCCGCATCTCGAGGTCCCGGTACTGTTTGTGATTGTTGCCCGACTGGAGCGGGTAGGCGTAGAACGACCCCTTCTCGAAGTCGGAGTTGGCCGAGAGGAGGCCGACTGTGGGCCGTTCGTCGGTCGGCGGCAGCGTCGACTGGATCGTCGACTGCATCTCGTCGTGGACCGTTCGGTACGCATCGTACCGTTCCGATTCGCGGAACGCGTCGGCCACGATCTCGAACGCCTCGTAGAGCGAGTAGTAGCGGTAGTCGTGCCACTCGTCGCCGCGTCGCCGGATGTAGTTCCCCAGGAAGGGGGCGACTTGACTACTGATCTCGTCGATGTCCTCGTCCGTCCAGTCGTCGGAAAGAACGCCGAGCCAGTTCGGATCGACCAGGTGGAGGTCACACTCGAGTTCGTAGAAGACCTCCTTGTCGAACCCGCTGTCGCCCGCGATCTTCGGGACGTCGAGGGAGACGTCGACGCCCGGCAAGTAGTCGTAGACGAACTCGGGGTAGTTCGACGGGTCCCAGAGTCCCCGTAACCCGTCGGCCTTGCCGAGTGCAATTCCCATGTCACCGTACGTGCTGAGGAACGACATCCAGGTCTCCGGAGCCTCGTCGAAGGCGACCTCGCCCATCGGATCCATCGTCACCGTGTAGGAGCCATCGGATGCGGCTGTTCCGTCGCCGTCGCCGATACAACCCGCGAGCAGGCCTCCGCCGACGACCGCGCCGCCGTACCTCATGTAGTTCCGCCGCGTCAGTGCCTCGTCTCCGTTGGCGTCGGTTGCCATGTGGTTTCGGCTGGCCTAAAAGGTCTAATACGATTCGGTTTTAGGCGAGCCTAATCAATTGGCACTATGCGTGGTTCGTGCGCTGCATTCGGCACAATTGTCGCCCGACTCGCGAGGGCGCTTAAAGTAGCGTGGTGGCCACAGCCGCCCTCGAGCGGGCGACGAGCGATCGGTCGTCGGCGTCACTCGAGCGATCGGCCGCGGAACCGACCCGCCACCCGACCTGCCAAAGCGGTGGGCTTTTCGCGCCGGCCTCCGAGGCCACCGATATGAGCGACCCCCTCGAGATCCTGTTGACCAACGACGACGGGATCGACAGCACCGGCATCCGGGCGCTGTACGACGCCCTCTCGGAGCTGGGCAACGTGACCGTCGTCGCCCCCGCGACCGACCAGAGCGCCTGCGGCCGCTCGATGTCCCACGAGGTCGACGTCGACGACCGCGAGCTGGGGTACGCCGTCCACGGCACGCCCTCGGACTGCGTCGTCGCCGGGCTGGCCGAACTCGGCCCGTACCCCGACATCGTCGTCGCCGGCTGTAACGAGGGCGCGAACTTGGGCGAGTACGTTCTCGGGCGCTCGGGAACGATCAGCGCCGCCGTCGAGGCCGCGTTCTTCGACGTCCCCGCCATCGCGACGTCGATGTACGTCCCGCCCGAACGGGGGCCGCTGAGCGAGATCGACCTGCGGCCCGAGGACTTCGCCGAGGCGACGCGCGTGACCTCCTACCTGGTCGAGAACGCACTCGAGGCGGGCGTCTTCGAGCACGCGGCCTACCTCAACGTCAACGTCCCGCTGCCCGACGGCGACCCGGCGCCGCTCGAGGTCACCCGCCCCTCGAAGCGCTACGAGATGGACGCCGAGCGCGACGGCGACCGCGTCCACCTCCAAGACCGCGTCTGGGAGCGCATGGATCCCGAGACGTTGCCCGACCCCGAGGGGACGGACCGCCGCGCGGTCGTCGAGGGTCGGATCAGCGTCTCGCCGCTGACCGCCCCGCACTCGACGAACGGCCACGACGGCCTGTCGGCGCTGGCCGACGCGTACCCGGGATCCGTCGACTCGACGGAGCGATAATCGACCCGAAACCGAGGTGTGATCGATATGGCCCCCCAGACCGATGAGACGACCCGGCGACGCGCCGACCGCTACCGAACTGATTTGTATCGGCACGGTGAACGAACAGCCATGGCGAGGGTCGAGATCGAACGCCGAATGCCGACTGTGACCCTCGAGCGTGCCCGAAACGGCCACTGCGCGCGTGATCCGCTGTGACGTCGCGTCGCGGCGAGACCGCGTGTCTACTCGGTGACGAGATAATCGACTTGCGGGTCGCAAGGCCCGTGCTATTCGCCGACCGCAGCGTTACGATAGTCAGACCATAATTAGCAGCTACAGAGATAGGTACCAAATGAAACACAAAAGCAAGGTAGATCGGTATCCAACGGACACAACTAGCGACCACGGAGGGTGATCACGGATGGTATTCAACGCACTCTGGACCCGGCTTTCGTCGCTCTGGTCGAGCGGTTCGACGGACGAGACGGAAGACGGCGAGACGACGGGCGAGGAATCGGACGACAGCGAGGACGAAACACTGAGCTACGCCGAGGAGATCGAGTACGGGGTCGACGAACACGACCTCCCCGACGAGGACAAAATCCTCAGACTGCTCGTCAAACGCGGCGGTCGCGTCGATCGATCGACCGTCCGCCAGGAGACCGGCTGGTCGGAAGACCGCCTCGAGGAGGTCATCGACCGCATGGAGGACGAGGGGCAAGTCAGCGCGATCACCGTCGGTCGCAAGCGGGTCGTCTGCCGGCGCGGGTTCGAACCGAAGGGGTATCGCTCCCACCTCAACGAGTAACGGGTCGATGCGGACGCGTTCGGGACGCCGGGGCGATTTCGACGGAGCCGAGGTCGACGGTATTCGCGTTTTCGAAGACTGATTTTCCACTGTTGTGTCTGCGTTCCCGACTCGAGCGTCGGTGTCGCGGCGCCGGCACTAGTCGCGTCGCCCTCCACTCGGAACGGTCGACTCGAGTCGGATCCGCCTGTAAGTCGAGTCGCCCGGACGGTTGCGGCTGTCGACAGGAGATTCGCCGCGACGGCGCGACCCCGGTGTGGACGGCGTATGAAGGCCGAATCCGTATCCGTCTGACAGTCGTCTCTAGAGTCATGTTAGAACTCGCACTGCTGTTCTTCGTGATCGCGATCATCGCCGGTGCGCTCGGTGCGGGCGGCGTCGCGGGACTGTCGATGGCCATCGCGAAGTGGCTCGTGTTAGTGTTCGTCGTCCTCGCGGTCGTCTCGCTGTTGCTGTGACCGCGGGGGTAACAGGGGAATCGATCGCGACCGGCGCGCCGGCCGGTTGCGGGCGATCGACGCTTATCCGTAGGCCGGCGTCGACGAGGAACGCCGAAGCGCCAGATCGTCCCGACAGAGAACGCCGTCGACGAAGAGCCGACCGTCGCTGGTGAGCGTCACTTCGTGGTCGGCGATTTCGAACGTGAACTCCCAGCGACCGCCGTCGTGAGCGGCGAGTTCGATCAGGACGGCCGGGTTGATGTACTCGTAGAGCGTGTACTCGACTTCGTCCAGATCGAGGCGATCCGCGGTGGCCAGCGCCTGGACGACGTCCACGATGATCTCGTCTTCCGTTCGACGGGAGGGCGAGTCCCGGTAGAACCGCGACCGGCGGTTATCCATCGTCGACGCCCCGCTCTGAACGCGCCCACATCTGAGCGGCGATGCTCGCGCCGACGGCCGACGGGCGTCGAACTGGGCGACCCCGACGGACGGATCGCCGGTCGAGGCTCGAGGCGTCGCGTACGAGAGACTGCCGTGCGTTCCGTCCGCGTCGACCGAACCGCGACGCTGCGATAGCCGATCCCCGGTACGCCACCCGCGTGGAACCCCACCACTGGTCGATCATCGTCACGTGTGGTCCGTCCAGCGGACCGATAATAAATAGGTTGTCGCTAAATCCGACAGAACGGATTTCTGGAGTGCTGTACGGCGGTCCTGATCGTATCGCTGCACCGATAGTATCGGCGTTCGATACCGTCTGTCGTCCGATAACGTGTCGAAACCCGACGGTTCGACCGTCGATCGCGACGGCGCCGCGGTGGCGGCAAACCGCTGTCGGGCGCCACGAGACCGCCGGCCGAGGTTCGCGTTCGAAGCGAACGGAACGGCAACATCAACTTATTCTCTCTCCTACCGCGTAGAAACAAACCGCAGGATAACTCGTTCGACAATCTCCGTTGAATTCCGACGAGACTACTTGTATTTCGCTGTGATTTTCCAAGTAGTAAGTTTAATTCATCCGATCTCCGTTCCCTCGTTTCGGGGATGGCTCACAAGGACGACGTAACGCGGGTTATGGCAGTGTGCGAAGAGTGCGGATCCGTCTACGCGGCCCGAGAGTGGCCCGACGGGACGGTTCGCGTCATCGGTCAAGAGGGGTGCTCCTGTGGCGCAACGAGCTTCGAGGTCGCCGACGACTCCGAGGGAGGGTCGCCGTCCGATCCCAGCACCGACTGACGGCCGCGAGCGGGGGCGCGGCGCAGATCGAACCGTCATCGGGCCCGATAGTCGTCGTATCGGCCGCATACTGTTGTGGGAGACCGCAGCTGGTCCGTCACCGTCGACGCGGCCGTCGCCGACCGGCGCGAGCCGCGTAACGTGGAAGACTTGGTCGTCCAGTCACAACCCTAGCCAAGATGCATTCACACGACCACGCGAGGTGGGGACGGTGATCCTCGACGATTCCGAGCGACCGGCGGCGGAGTACGAGGCGCTGGCCGACGCCCTCGAGGAGTTGCGCGAGGAGATCGCGACCGAACAGCTCCGGGACTCGCGACTCGAGGGGCTGTTCGACGAGGCGACCACGAGCAACCCCTCCATCTGGAACACGGTGACGGCCTTCATCGACGTCGAGGACGGCGAGGCCGTGGTCACCGAGGAGTCGAAGCTCGCGCAGGGGAGCTGGGCGCCCGAGATCGTCGACGGCTGCGACGCCATGCTGACCGTCGATATCAACTACGGCCAGATGCCCGACGAGTTCAAATACACCGTCACGAAGAAGCTAGACGAGAAGATCGAGCAGGCGCGGGCGGAAGCCGAGCGCGCTCGAGACGAGGCGTGATGGCGCGGTAGCGATCGGGGGGCGGCTCCCCGCGACTCGCTCGCGGTGATCGGATCCGCTCCGCCCCGGTAACGACTCGTTTCTATCGACGACTGTCCTGCACTCGTTCTCGACTGCGCTGTCACCAGATTCTTCATCGGGAACACCGACGGTGGCGGTAATGGCTGATCGGGACGGCGCGCGGGCAGAAACGGAGACGATGCTTCCATCGCGGCAATCCCTGGGGCTGCTCGCGGCCGCTACCGTCCTCGCGGTCGGGACGATGGTTCCCCCGCCGGCGGCGGCGGTGACCGTCGCGGGACAACGCGCGCTGGCGGTCTTCGCGTCGGCGCTCGTCCTGTGGCTGACGCGGCCGGTACCGTACGTCGTCTCGAGCGTCCTCAGCGTCGCGTTACTGTTCGCACTGGGGGCGGTCGAGTCGTTCGACGCGGCCGCGACGGGCTTTACGTCGACGCTCGTGTTCTTCCTGCTTCTCCTGTTGCTGCTCGGCGACGCGACGACGAGCGTCGGTCTCGATCGGCGATTGGCGCGCCGACTGCTGACGGCGGAGAGCACGCCGCGGCGCGCGCTGCGCTCGGTCGCCGGGAGCGTCCTCGCGCTGGCGCTGGTGATGCCGTCGGCGATGGCGCGCGCGGTAACGTTCATCCCGATCGTGAAGCGGCTCGCGGCCGCGTTCGGCTCGGGCGACGACGGCTTCGAAACGGGGGCGTTTCTCGTCCTCGGTCACGTCAACCCGATCGCCTCGATGGCGCTGATGACCGGCGGCGGCATGGCGCTGGTCACCTCCGAGATTATCGCGACCTCGGTGCGGCCGATCACCTGGGTCGACTGGGCCGTGTTGATGCTGCCGCCGACGATCGCCCTGTACGCGGCGGCGACGCTCTGTGCGAGTCTGTTCGCGGCGGTCGACGGCGAGACGACGCTCGGCGCACCCGCCGGGGCGCAACTCGAGGCGGACGGGGAGGGGCCCGCACCCGAGGCCGACGGTGACGAACCGCCCTCGCTGACTCGGGACCAGCGTCTCGTCGGACTCGTCCTCCTGGGCGCCATCGCGGGCTGGATCGCCGGCTCGTTCGTCGGGATCCCCACGGTGCTCCCGGCGGTCGCCGCGGTCGTCGCGCTCTCGCTGCCCCAGGTCGGCGTCATCACGGCCGACGATATCGCCGGGGTGAACTGGGGGATCATCTTCCTCGTCGGCGCGATGTTGTCGATCCTCGACGCGCTGGAGACGACCGGCGCCATCGTGGCGATCGTCGACGCCCTCGCGCGGTGGATCCCGTTCGCGGCGCTCGCCCAGTGGCAGCTCGTCGCGGCGTTGCTCGGCCTCGCCGTCGGGATTCGGATCCTGTTCTCGACCGGCTCGGCGGCGATCGTGGTCGCGCTCCCGATCGTCCTCGAACTCGCGTCCGTCTTCGACGTCAACCGGCTGTATCTGGCGCTGACCGTGTTGCTGGTCGTCGGCTCGACGACGATTCTCCCGTTCAACACGACCGCGGTGCTGGTGTCGATGGATCGCGGACCGCTGTCGCACCGCGACGTCGCCTCCTTTGGCCTCGTGACGATGGTGCTCGCCGTCGGTGTCGCCGCCGCGTCGTGGCTCGTCTACTGGCCGTTAGTGGGCTGACAACCGATCGCGATAAGCGTGAGGTATATATGACCGGGTCGGACTCTTCCCCGTAGGGAGGGTCGCCAATTCTACGCATCGAGTTCACGACGGCGCCGACGGGCGTGATGGCAAAGCTCCGGCGAGAGCTGGACGACGTCCGGAGCATCGAGCTCGACAACGCGTTCTACGTCGAAGACGGGACGTGGATCGAGTCCCTGACCGTCACGTCGAACGCTGCATTCGATCCGAAAGCCGTCGTCGAGGAGATCTCCGGCGTGTCGCTGTTCTACGACAGCGAGATCCCGACCGCGTCGGACGACCTCGAGATTCGCCGGCTGACGATCCTGGCCAACGAATCGTACCCGTTCATCCTGAGTCTCGTCCTGCGACAGGAGGCGATTCCGAACCGGATCGTCCTCCAGAACGACGATTTCGAGGCCGTGGTGACGACCCGCGACTGGGACCAGTTCCGCTCGATGGCCGACGAAGTTCAGGAGACGCTCGGCGAGTTCGAACTGCTGTCAGTTACACAGAACGAAGATCCCGGCGAACCCCTCGACAGCGGACGGTTGACCGAAGTCCTCGTCTCGAAGCTCACCGACGAGCAGTTGGCGGTCCTCGAGACGGCCTACGAGAACGGCTACTTCGACATCCCGCGAGAGACGTCGGCGACGGAACTCGCCGACGAACTCGAGATCGCACAGTCGACGGCGAGCGAACGACTGCGGACCGCGGAGCGAACCCTCCTCGAACTCATCTACGGTCCGCGGGAGTGAGGGCGACGCTGGTGTCTCCGGACTGATAAGATGCGTCGAAATATCACCCGTATCTTAAAGAACGATAGCTATCGTCGCCGATAGGGAGTAAAGCAAACCTAGTCACTCCGTAACGTGGGGGTGGATGACCGAAGAAAATCATGATAGATCGGGCTCCGCGGGCGGCGGCCGACTCACGCGACGCGGCTACGTCGCCACGGCCGCCGCGGCGCTCGGGACGAGCGTGCTGGCGGGCTGCAGCGGCAGTCGCGGCACCAGCCTCGAGCCGAACGTGCCCGACGGGGTGCCGGAGACCGTCGAAACGAAGTACTGGCGCGAGTGGGAGACGATCGACGCCGACTCGCCGCCGCTCGAGTACAGCGCGACGGCCGGCGCGGTACTCGATCGGTTCCCCGTCGAGTTCTCGAGCGAGGACGATCCGTGGATGCGCGAACACGCGTTGATGGTCAAGCGAGGGCTCGACGATCTGGGCATCGCCGTCGAACTCAACGACCGTCCGTTGAACCAGCTGTACGCCCAGAGCTGGGAAACGCGCGGACTCGAGGCGATAATCTCGATGAGCACGCACGGGCCCGACCCGCAGCGGGGACTCGATCCGAACCCCCTGTTGATGCGCGCGACCGAGGGATCGCTTTCGAACTACGACAATTACTACAATCCCGAATTACAGGAGGTTCTCACGGAACAGGCCCGGACGACCGATCGAGAGAAGCGCGAGGAACTCGTCGACCGCGCGCAGGAACTGTTCGCCGAAGACGTCGGGGCGCTCATCACGCTGTACCCGAACATCATCACGGCGGTGAACACGGAGCGGTGGAGCGGCTACGTGGAGACCCCGGGTAACGGTCCGACGATGGACTCGTTCGTCTGGACGGAGGTCAACCTCCAGCCCGAGACGGACAACCGGACCTACGTCAAGGGCGTCACCACGTCGATGAACTCGCTGAACCTGCCGTGGGCCGCCGGCGGCGCGGAGGCCAATCGACTCACGTTCATCTACGACGGATTGTTCGACGCGACGCCCGATTTGGACGTGGTCCCCGCACTGGCGACCGGCGGCGATTTCGTCGACGATACGACCGTCGAACTCACGCTGCGCGAGGGCGTCGAGTGGCACGACGGCGAGTCGTTCACCGCCGAGGACGTGAAGTTCACCGTCGAACTCTACGAGGAGTACTCCTCTACGAGCCAGGTGCCGTTCTACGACCCGATCGAGTCCGTCGAGGTACTCGGCGATCACGAGGTCCGGTTCAACCTGTCGAACCCCGACGCCTCGTTCATGACCCAGCGAGTCGTCCGGAGCGTGATCCTCCCCGAACACCGGTGGGAGGACGTCGACAACCCGTCCCAGCACAACCCGGACGCCCCCGTCGGCACCGGCCCCTTCCAGTTCGAAGACTGGGAGCAGGGGACCCGGTTCGAGGCCACGCGCAACGAGGGCCACTGGATGTTCGACGACGACTGGCGGGTCGACGCGCTCGGCGATCAGGCCGAACGCGGGCCCGGCGTCGAAAGCGTCATCTGGATCAACGTGAGCAACGTCGACGCGCTGATCGGCTCGCTCCAGAGCGGGTCGATCGACGCCATCGGGACGACGCTCTCGACCCTGCAGGCCGACCGCGCGGCCAACACCGACGGGATCGAGAAGATGTCCGTCGGTAGTTACGCGCCGCTGAACGCGAAGCTCATGTTCTCCTGTCCGCCGATCCGAGACAAGGAGTTCCGCGTCGCGCTGGCGAAGACGGTCGACTCGGAGGGGTTCGTCGAGGACTTCCTCCACGGGCAGGCGACGGTCCCGTCCGGAGAGAACCTGATCTCGTCGCTTACCCAGTGGCACAACCCCGACACGACCGACTACAGCTACGACGTCGACGAAGCGCGAACCGTCCTCGAGCGAGCGGGCTACACCTGGGACGACGACGGCAACCTGCGCTTCCCCAACGGCGAGGCGTGGGGTGCGTTCGTCGAGCGCATTCAGCCCGAGAACACCAACGAGCGCCGCTCGGAACTCGACCAGCCTGACTTCTCATGAGCAGCCAGAACCCAATGTACCACACCACCGATCGTTTCCCGCGACCGTCGCGGGAACGGACCCGATTCGAGGCGAACCGACACCCCGACCGCGCCGCCGCTCGAGTCGAGCGCACGTCCCTCGACTGGGGCGTCGCCGGCGCGAGAAAGCGGCCGGCGACCGAGCGCGATACCGCGGGTGAGAGCCGATGAGCAAATTCCAGCGGTTCCTGCTCAAGCGACTCGCGATCTCCGTCCTGCTGACGCTGGTCGCGGTCTCGGTCATCTTCGTCGTCCTCCGGCTGCTGCCGGGGAGCCCCTTCGAGGCGCTCGTCACCTCGGGGAACCTCAATCAGGAACAGATCGACGAGATCCGGGCGATGTACGGACTCGACCAGTCGATCTGGGTCCAGTACGTCAACTACCTCGGGAGCCTGCTGACCTTCCAGTTCGGCTACTCCATCCTGCGGAGCCAGCCGGTCTGGGACGTCCTCGAGCCGCGGCTGATCAACTCGCTGATCCTGCTGGTGCCCGCGCTGGTGACGACGGCGATCCTGAGTTCGATCCTGGGGATGTACGCCGGCTGGAACCGCGGGAGCCGCCTCGA
This portion of the Haloterrigena gelatinilytica genome encodes:
- a CDS encoding ABC transporter substrate-binding protein, which translates into the protein MATDANGDEALTRRNYMRYGGAVVGGGLLAGCIGDGDGTAASDGSYTVTMDPMGEVAFDEAPETWMSFLSTYGDMGIALGKADGLRGLWDPSNYPEFVYDYLPGVDVSLDVPKIAGDSGFDKEVFYELECDLHLVDPNWLGVLSDDWTDEDIDEISSQVAPFLGNYIRRRGDEWHDYRYYSLYEAFEIVADAFRESERYDAYRTVHDEMQSTIQSTLPPTDERPTVGLLSANSDFEKGSFYAYPLQSGNNHKQYRDLEMRGAFDDHIDGSYANWDYEQLLEVDPDAIVFQYGLTHVSTEEFEARTETMREDPTGKQLSAVQNDRLYRGGGSYQGPIVNLFQTEAAARQFYPDSFGEWNGLETLRDESLTLFDRQRIADIVNGEI
- the surE gene encoding 5'/3'-nucleotidase SurE, whose translation is MSDPLEILLTNDDGIDSTGIRALYDALSELGNVTVVAPATDQSACGRSMSHEVDVDDRELGYAVHGTPSDCVVAGLAELGPYPDIVVAGCNEGANLGEYVLGRSGTISAAVEAAFFDVPAIATSMYVPPERGPLSEIDLRPEDFAEATRVTSYLVENALEAGVFEHAAYLNVNVPLPDGDPAPLEVTRPSKRYEMDAERDGDRVHLQDRVWERMDPETLPDPEGTDRRAVVEGRISVSPLTAPHSTNGHDGLSALADAYPGSVDSTER
- a CDS encoding helix-turn-helix transcriptional regulator: MVFNALWTRLSSLWSSGSTDETEDGETTGEESDDSEDETLSYAEEIEYGVDEHDLPDEDKILRLLVKRGGRVDRSTVRQETGWSEDRLEEVIDRMEDEGQVSAITVGRKRVVCRRGFEPKGYRSHLNE
- a CDS encoding DUF1328 family protein encodes the protein MLELALLFFVIAIIAGALGAGGVAGLSMAIAKWLVLVFVVLAVVSLLL
- a CDS encoding HalOD1 output domain-containing protein; protein product: MDNRRSRFYRDSPSRRTEDEIIVDVVQALATADRLDLDEVEYTLYEYINPAVLIELAAHDGGRWEFTFEIADHEVTLTSDGRLFVDGVLCRDDLALRRSSSTPAYG
- a CDS encoding SLC13 family permease is translated as MADRDGARAETETMLPSRQSLGLLAAATVLAVGTMVPPPAAAVTVAGQRALAVFASALVLWLTRPVPYVVSSVLSVALLFALGAVESFDAAATGFTSTLVFFLLLLLLLGDATTSVGLDRRLARRLLTAESTPRRALRSVAGSVLALALVMPSAMARAVTFIPIVKRLAAAFGSGDDGFETGAFLVLGHVNPIASMALMTGGGMALVTSEIIATSVRPITWVDWAVLMLPPTIALYAAATLCASLFAAVDGETTLGAPAGAQLEADGEGPAPEADGDEPPSLTRDQRLVGLVLLGAIAGWIAGSFVGIPTVLPAVAAVVALSLPQVGVITADDIAGVNWGIIFLVGAMLSILDALETTGAIVAIVDALARWIPFAALAQWQLVAALLGLAVGIRILFSTGSAAIVVALPIVLELASVFDVNRLYLALTVLLVVGSTTILPFNTTAVLVSMDRGPLSHRDVASFGLVTMVLAVGVAAASWLVYWPLVG
- a CDS encoding helix-turn-helix domain-containing protein: MAKLRRELDDVRSIELDNAFYVEDGTWIESLTVTSNAAFDPKAVVEEISGVSLFYDSEIPTASDDLEIRRLTILANESYPFILSLVLRQEAIPNRIVLQNDDFEAVVTTRDWDQFRSMADEVQETLGEFELLSVTQNEDPGEPLDSGRLTEVLVSKLTDEQLAVLETAYENGYFDIPRETSATELADELEIAQSTASERLRTAERTLLELIYGPRE
- a CDS encoding ABC transporter substrate-binding protein is translated as MTEENHDRSGSAGGGRLTRRGYVATAAAALGTSVLAGCSGSRGTSLEPNVPDGVPETVETKYWREWETIDADSPPLEYSATAGAVLDRFPVEFSSEDDPWMREHALMVKRGLDDLGIAVELNDRPLNQLYAQSWETRGLEAIISMSTHGPDPQRGLDPNPLLMRATEGSLSNYDNYYNPELQEVLTEQARTTDREKREELVDRAQELFAEDVGALITLYPNIITAVNTERWSGYVETPGNGPTMDSFVWTEVNLQPETDNRTYVKGVTTSMNSLNLPWAAGGAEANRLTFIYDGLFDATPDLDVVPALATGGDFVDDTTVELTLREGVEWHDGESFTAEDVKFTVELYEEYSSTSQVPFYDPIESVEVLGDHEVRFNLSNPDASFMTQRVVRSVILPEHRWEDVDNPSQHNPDAPVGTGPFQFEDWEQGTRFEATRNEGHWMFDDDWRVDALGDQAERGPGVESVIWINVSNVDALIGSLQSGSIDAIGTTLSTLQADRAANTDGIEKMSVGSYAPLNAKLMFSCPPIRDKEFRVALAKTVDSEGFVEDFLHGQATVPSGENLISSLTQWHNPDTTDYSYDVDEARTVLERAGYTWDDDGNLRFPNGEAWGAFVERIQPENTNERRSELDQPDFS